Within the Rhodopirellula halodulae genome, the region CAATGCTGACTGACCTGACGGACGCCGACGCAGCGACTCTGCGTACGCTCACTCGCAGACGATTGCGAGAAGAGGTCGACTTCATCTCCAACGAGCGATTCACCTCCGTTCGTGAAGGCAAGAAGATCTTTGGTGAAGAACTCGGACTGGCTCCCCGCGAAACGGCACTTGGAATCGCCACCGTTCGTCGTAGCGGCGCCGACCTCCCCATTCACCTGGGCCGTCTGTGCGAAGCCCCCCTGTTGAAGCCTCATCAGGAAAAGATGTTGTTCGAACGGATGAACTATCTGCTCCAACAAGCGGCCATGCACCGCAGCGTGCTCAACCCCGAACGCCCTTCACGCCATCGTCTGGAATTGATCGAATTGCTGATCGCTCTGGCCGATTGGCATCGCGACCGAATCGTGGAAGCCAACCTTCGATTGGTTTTCTCGATCGTGAAAAAGTTCGTGAACCCCAACAACACATTCGACGACTTGCTCAGCGATGGAATCGTCGCCTTGATGCGAGCGGTTGAGAAATTTGACTTCGATCGCGGATTCCGATTCAGCACCTACGCGACTCAAGTTGTTCGACGGAATTCCTACCGCACGGTGGTGCTGAAACAACAAGAGCGCCAAAAGGTGCAGGGGGGACTGCAGGACATGGACATTGACGTCAGTGAAGAAGATCGGTCATCAGCCATCAGCGAGAAACGTTGGCACGAGTTGCGTAGCCGGCTCAGCGTGATGTTGGGCGATTTGGATCGCCGCGAAAAATTCATCATTCGGGCCCGGTTCTCATTGGGACCGCACCGGAAAGTGCACACGCTGCAATCTTTGGCGGACCGCTTGGGCGTTTCCAAGGAACGTGTTCGTCAACTCGAACGTCGCGCGATGGACAAACTGCGAGCGATGGCCGGCGAAATTCCGTTGGCGGAATTGGAAGCGTGATCGGCCGTGTCCGTCATCTCCCCCGACCGATCCTCGCTGAACAATCCGTCGCAAGACGCATTACCTAGCGTCGCCGCAAAAATGGATTGCGAACCGGAGTCACCTTCCTGCTGCGGCAGCGATCTCTACATCGCACGGCAAGAACTCGCGGTCGATCAAACGACCGCCTTCGCATACCACGAGCGTCCAGGCTGTCTGAGTCGTTTGACGCCACCGTGGGAAAACGTCACCGTCGAACATTCCGATCAATCCATCGAAGTCGGCAGTCGTGTGACTCTGAAAACACGGATCGCGGGGATCCCGCTTCGTTGGAAAGCACGACATGTGTGGTACGATCCGCCCAATGGATTCGCGGACGTTCAAGACAGCGGCCCCTTTGCTCACTGGCATCACCAGCATCGTTTCGAATCGTTGGATCATGACCGCAGTTGCCTGGTTGATTCGATTGAATACCGTTTGCCCGCTGGATGGATCGGTCGAACGCTGGGCGGTGGCAAAGCCCGTCGGACGATCGAGGCCATGTTTGCTTACCGTCATCGCATCACGCGAGACGACCTACAACTGATCGCCGATTATCCCATGCAATCGAAAACTATTGCCGTATCGGGCGCCACCGGATTGGTCGGCGATGCACTTTGTTCCATGTTGACTTTGTTGGGGCACAAGGTGATGAAGATCACTCGTGACGAAACGGGTGATGCGGACGAGATCGCCGCCTGGGGCAAGCCAGAGGAAATCAAGAAGTTCGAGGGCGTCGATGCCGTCGTACATCTGGCCGGCAAACCGCTGGTCGGCAAACGCTGGACTCCAGAGATCAAAGAACAAATTCGCGAAAGTCGTGTCGAGAAGACTCGTGCACTTTGCGAAGGACTGGCCAAACTCGAAAACAAACCATCCGTTTTCGTTTGCGCCTCCGCGACCGGCATTTACGGTGACCGCGGGGAAGAAGTACTGGACGAAGACTCCGCGACCGGCGATTCGGATGACTTTCTGCCAAGCGTTGCCAAACAATGGGAGGACGCATGTTCGCCAGCGAAAGAAGCTGGTATCCGCACGGTCCACACGCGATTTGGAATCATTCTTTCGCCCGATGGCGGTGCCTTGGAGCAAATGTTGTTGCCCGCGAAAATGATGGGCGGCAAATTGGGTGATGGAAAACAATGGTGGTCGTGGATTGCTTTGGAAGACGCACTCGGTGCCATCGTTCACTGCATCGCAACGCCGCAGGTCCACGGTCCGGTCAATTTTGTCTCGCCCGAACCGATTCGCAACCGTGACTTCGCACGCACGTTGGGCCGTGTGCTTCATCGCCCCGCCATCTTCCCCGCGCCGAAATTCGCTTTGAGGTTGGCACTGGGTGAGATGGCTGACGATCTGTTGCTAGCCAGTTTTCGAGTGCTGCCCAAACAGTTGCAGCAGAGTGGCTATCAATTCCGTTTTGCCGAATTGGAGGACTGCTTGCGTTTCTACTTGGGCAAGCATCGCAAACCTTCGCAAGAAGTCCCCGCATGAACGCCAACGCATTGGTGCTGCTGAATGCGATGTCCACTTGGTATATGGTCGGTTTGATCTGGATGGTCCAAATCGTCCATTACAAAATGTTCGACCGCGTCGGCGAAGACGTCTTTGCCCGCTACGCAATGGATCACGCGAGATTGATCACCCCCATCGTCGCGATTCCGATGCTGATCGAACTGGCGACCGCCTTGGGACTCTTGTTCACGCGTCCCACCGCGATGCCGTGGGGATGGGCGGTGTTTGGTCTGGTGTTGGTGGGATTGATTTGGATCAGCACAGCGGTTTTGCAGGTGCCGGCTCACGAGAAACTTGCCAAC harbors:
- a CDS encoding sigma-70 family RNA polymerase sigma factor, giving the protein MPALKASSVPARRPAWINCSELEQAMVEIRPMLTDLTDADAATLRTLTRRRLREEVDFISNERFTSVREGKKIFGEELGLAPRETALGIATVRRSGADLPIHLGRLCEAPLLKPHQEKMLFERMNYLLQQAAMHRSVLNPERPSRHRLELIELLIALADWHRDRIVEANLRLVFSIVKKFVNPNNTFDDLLSDGIVALMRAVEKFDFDRGFRFSTYATQVVRRNSYRTVVLKQQERQKVQGGLQDMDIDVSEEDRSSAISEKRWHELRSRLSVMLGDLDRREKFIIRARFSLGPHRKVHTLQSLADRLGVSKERVRQLERRAMDKLRAMAGEIPLAELEA
- a CDS encoding TIGR01777 family oxidoreductase, which gives rise to MDCEPESPSCCGSDLYIARQELAVDQTTAFAYHERPGCLSRLTPPWENVTVEHSDQSIEVGSRVTLKTRIAGIPLRWKARHVWYDPPNGFADVQDSGPFAHWHHQHRFESLDHDRSCLVDSIEYRLPAGWIGRTLGGGKARRTIEAMFAYRHRITRDDLQLIADYPMQSKTIAVSGATGLVGDALCSMLTLLGHKVMKITRDETGDADEIAAWGKPEEIKKFEGVDAVVHLAGKPLVGKRWTPEIKEQIRESRVEKTRALCEGLAKLENKPSVFVCASATGIYGDRGEEVLDEDSATGDSDDFLPSVAKQWEDACSPAKEAGIRTVHTRFGIILSPDGGALEQMLLPAKMMGGKLGDGKQWWSWIALEDALGAIVHCIATPQVHGPVNFVSPEPIRNRDFARTLGRVLHRPAIFPAPKFALRLALGEMADDLLLASFRVLPKQLQQSGYQFRFAELEDCLRFYLGKHRKPSQEVPA